A single Musa acuminata AAA Group cultivar baxijiao chromosome BXJ2-1, Cavendish_Baxijiao_AAA, whole genome shotgun sequence DNA region contains:
- the LOC103997286 gene encoding uncharacterized protein LOC103997286, producing MASSSCALELRAAGLARELLHVREKQGGASSCHLAPWGRRTMGAKASLRASQAAGHSATKGISSSSACLERSFPKEQRREPVTPEQVDQWMTESIGEIVRNVGEEPFLMRIFSSGGAPGVRLESEAALPESWPRIKKRWDRESRTPDAVILVEVLEQEEGESGAEADEATANCGVAGGARRTWGLVAQGRGMDSAACYILDTTRVKSSLGFCTHFCLARAKCFGEAVHVQLRNTWLQRTG from the exons ATGGCATCTTCATCTTGTGCCTTGGAGCTGCGTGCGGCAGGGCTGGCCAGGGAACTCCTTCATGTTAGGGAGAAGCAAGGCGGCGCTTCGAGCTGCCATCTCGCGCCATGGGGGAGGAGGACGATGGGTGCAAAAGCTAGCCTGAGGGCCTCCCAAGCGGCGGGACACAGCGCGACGAAGGggatctcctcctcctctgcctgcCTGGAGCGTTCTTTTCCTAAGGAGCAACGGAGGGAGCCCGTGACACCCGAACAGGTGGACCAGTGGATGACGGAATCCATCGGGGAG ATAGTCCGGAACGTAGGGGAAGAGCCCTTTCTCATGCGCATCTTCTCCAGCGGCGGCGCGCCCGGCGTGCGACTGGAGAGCGAAGCGGCATTGCCGGAGAGCTGGCCGCGGATCAAGAAGAGGTGGGACCGGGAGAGCCGCACCCCCGACGCGGTCATCCTGGTGGAGGTGCTCGAACAGGAGGAGGGGGAGAGCGGGGCGGAGGCAGATGAGGCCACGGCAAACTGTGGCGTGGCCGGTGGCGCCCGCAGGACGTGGGGGCTGGTAGCGCAAGGGCGCGGCATGGACTCCGCGGCGTGCTACATCCTCGACACCACCCGCGTGAAGTCGTCGCTGGGATTTTGCACTCACTTCTGCCTCGCGAGAGCCAAATGTTTCGGAGAAGCCGTCCATGTGCAGCTCAGGAACACTTGGTTGCAGCGGACGGGGTAA
- the LOC135585489 gene encoding ATP synthase subunit delta, chloroplastic-like — MSILNQSISPNGQPAFPLKGSAAQDACQNVQMALPLRKTSTLKAYRSSSMKKASSVRGASDVGSRTDRHIDILDGFTSSIRNLPHLLQLENQSENAERCKISVCSMKFQPFNPSFMHAFVENEEFCETEDVGKESDRGSFKPSDVLVISVSSAVELDDRQMDLITRKMQKLTGFRKLRLENIVDPSLIAGFVISYCSDGSHVIDLSVKGQLATLAARLESSDQKTATTVQSWSFPSNTS; from the coding sequence ATGAGCATCTTAAACCAGTCCATCAGTCCAAATGGACAACCGGCATTCCCCCTTAAAGGTTCTGCCGCACAAGACGCCTGTCAAAATGTTCAAATGGCcttgccattgcgtaagacttccACCCTGAAGGCATACCGATCGAGCTCCATGAAGAAAGCTTCCTCTGTTCGTGGTGCATCTGATGTTGGATCTCGGACTGATCGACACATTGACATACTAGATGGATTCACCAGCAGCATTCGCAACCTGCCTCATCTACTCCAGCTTGAAAACCAATCTGAGAATGCAGAGAGATGCAAGATATCAGTGTGCAGCATGAAATTCCAGCCCTTCAATCCAAGTTTCATGCATGCCTTTGTGGAGAATGAGGAATTCTGTGAGACAGAAGATGTTGGCAAAGAGTCTGATCGAGGCTCCTTCAAGCCAAGTGATGTTCTTGTCATCTCTGTTTCATCTGCTGTGGAGCTGGATGACCGACAGATGGATCTCATCACTAGGAAGATGCAGAAGCTGACAGGATTCAGAAAGTTGAGGCTGGAAAACATCGTTGATCCATCGTTAATTGCAGGGTTTGTCATCAGCTACTGCAGCGATGGGTCTCATGTTATCGATCTAAGCGTGAAAGGTCAGTTGGCTACACTAGCAGCCCGGCTCGAATCGTCGGATCAGAAGACTGCCACCACTGTGCAAAGCTGGAGTTTCCCAAGCAACACGAGCTAA
- the LOC135598884 gene encoding syntaxin-111-like — protein MNDLMTKSFYSYADLKKEALKDLESGAADDVAIEMAAGDADGHLRHFFEEAGLAKEEMAAIRDLLARLQAANEESKSLHQPEALRGLRDRINADIVRVLKTARGIRGRLEAMDRSNAANRRLSGCREGTPVDRTRTAVTNGLRIKLKELMMEFQALRQRMMAEYRETVERRYFTVTGEAPEEEVIERIIANGESEGMVKKAMLEHGRGKVLATVHEIQDRHDAAKEVERSLLELHQVFLDMAVMVEAQGEQMDDIEHHVASAAHYVKDGTRELKCAKEYQRSSRKWLCIGIILLLLIILVIVIPIATSFSKS, from the coding sequence ATGAACGACCTGATGACCAAATCCTTCTACAGCTACGCCGACCTCAAGAAAGAGGCCCTCAAGGACCTGGAGTCCGGCGCGGCCGACGACGTCGCGATTGAGATGGCCGCCGGTGACGCCGACGGTCACCTCCGGCACTTCTTCGAGGAGGCCGGGCTCGCCAAGGAGGAGATGGCCGCCATCCGAGACCTGCTCGCTCGGCTCCAGGCTGCCAACGAGGAGAGCAAGTCCCTCCACCAGCCGGAGGCTCTCCGCGGCCTCCGCGATCGCATCAATGCCGACATCGTGCGGGTGCTCAAGACGGCCCGTGGTATCCGCGGCCGGCTCGAGGCCATGGACCGGTCCAACGCGGCCAACCGGCGGCTGTCTGGCTGCCGCGAGGGCACTCCCGTCGACCGGACCCGGACCGCGGTCACCAACGGGCTGCGGATAAAGCTCAAGGAGCTGATGATGGAGTTCCAGGCGCTGCGGCAGCGGATGATGGCGGAGTATAGGGAGACGGTGGAGCGGCGCTATTTCACGGTGACGGGGGAGGCCCCCGAGGAGGAGGTGATCGAGCGGATCATCGCCAACGGGGAGAGCGAGGGGATGGTGAAGAAGGCGATGCTGGAGCACGGGCGAGGGAAGGTGCTGGCCACGGTACACGAGATCCAGGACCGGCACGACgcggccaaggaggtggagcgcAGCCTGCTGGAGCTGCACCAGGTGTTCCTGGACATGGCGGTGATGGTGGAGGCCCAGGGGGAGCAGATGGACGACATCGAGCACCACGTCGCCAGCGCCGCCCACTACGTCAAGGACGGCACCAGGGAGCTCAAGTGCGCCAAGGAGTACCAGAGGAGCAGCCGCAAGTGGCTCTGCATCGGCATCATCCTGCTCCTCCTGATCATACTGGTTATAGTCATCCCCATCGCCACCAGCTTCAGCAAGTCTTAG